GCGAACTCACGGCATGTGATCAAAGAGATCCTGGCCGAGGCCGGGTAGCGGCGGACCGGCCGCCAGGTGCTCGGCGACCGGTCACCGCACTGTGTGCCCTACTCCCCCGCCGCCGCCTTCTCCAGGGCGGCGATGTCGATCTTGCCCATCTTCATCATGGCGCCCATCGCGCGGGTGGCCTTCTCCATGTCCGGGTCGGTGGTCAGCTCGATGAGGCGGTCGGGGACGACCTGCCAGGACAGGCCGTACTTGTCCTTGAGCCAGCCGCAGGGCCCGGGCTCGCCGCCGCCCTCGAGGAACTTGTTCCAGTAGAAGTCGACCTCTTCCTGGTCCGCACAGGCGATCATGAAGGAGATCGCTTCGGTGAACTTGAACTGCGGGCCGGCGTTGAGAGCCAGGAACCGCTGGCCGTTGGCCGTGAACTCGACGGTCATCACGGATCCGGCGGGCTGCATGGCGCCCTCGGTGTAGCGGGCGACCTTGCCGACGCTGGAGTTCTTGAAGATCGAGACGTAGTAGTGGGCGGCTTCCTCGGCCTGGTCCTCGAACCAGAGACACGTGGTGAATCCGTCGGTGGCCATGAGTACCTCCTGGGGCATGGAACGCGGTCACCTGTATCGACCGATCCTGCACCCGGAACTCATCGGCCGGGCGGCCGATTAATCC
This genomic window from Streptomyces sp. DG2A-72 contains:
- a CDS encoding VOC family protein → MATDGFTTCLWFEDQAEEAAHYYVSIFKNSSVGKVARYTEGAMQPAGSVMTVEFTANGQRFLALNAGPQFKFTEAISFMIACADQEEVDFYWNKFLEGGGEPGPCGWLKDKYGLSWQVVPDRLIELTTDPDMEKATRAMGAMMKMGKIDIAALEKAAAGE